The segment TTCTTGTTCTTCTGATTTTGGGGTTTTAGGATTGGGGAAAAAGGTGGGTCGTCTTCAAAATGGGATTGTGTTAGGTGACGGAGGATTTGTGGTCGGTTGTGGCTATGGAAGTCGTGGCGCCACCGTGAAAAAAGTTTTAGCATTTCCAATTCAAAAGAATATTTACGTCCTCCCCAGCAAGAGCAACTTCTGTAATTCCAATTCCAACAGTAACAATATATTTCAACATGAACCCTATATTCCAGATTTTTCAAACTGATCTAAAGTGTGTATAGAGGGTTTACCTTGCAACTTTCACTTATGAGATCAGACTTTATTTCATAGAGTATTCGATCAATCACTGGGTCTTCACTCCGGTCCAAGACAATTTGAGGCCTGggcaaaataaaaaaattgggcCTTTTTGCAATAAAGTAGGGTTACATCTccgaatttttttattaattagatAAAAATTAGTACAATTGTTGGTTTGGAAAGAAAAAAGCTTTGAGACAGGCCGTAAGCCAAATAACCTAACAACTATTGATACAAACCTCAACAAAATAAAAAAAGCCAGAACATGCTAAGAAATATACATAACAAAGAAAAATAGTGAAATTTAAAACATATTTTTGCTCATTTACAACAGTTTCATCAATTTCTTGTACATcagcataattttttttaaaaccttatgAATAGATACTCTTTGAGTTTCATTAGATTGttcagattttttttttcgtttttcacttCCAAACATATATTTTCTAGAAAACATGTTCAGCAAATCTAAGTAATACGAGGCCATCAAAACCACATATCAAAcagattaaagaaaaaaaaaactatgactAAGAGAGCAAATATTATTGGTTGTTTGTGAATAAACTCTTAAACAGTTGAAAAAGCCAAACACAACATAGATTTATGAAGTTTAGAGAagacaaagaaaaaaaattaaaaatattatctTTCAGAAATCCACGGCTTTCAATCCATCTGTAGTGAAGAAAGCAACTCCAAgtagttggaaaaaaaaaaaaaaaagacaaataaGAAAGTGTTTAAAAAATGGAGAAGACTGTGACATACAATTCACAGTTAGAAGGTAGATATTCACTAGGTTCAGAAGGTTAATGCCCAAGTATTAGATTCTACACATAATAAAATTattaagttaaaaaataaaagatagatattcatataaaaaaaacaaattgcaCAAAATAATCATAAATTTCTTGAATACTAGAAAGTAGAACTTATATATACTACATCAGAAGGTTAGAAACTCTCATACTTTGATTCTAAACAGATTCTAGTATCGATTTCGTCTTAATTTCAAGAAAAGAAACTGTGAATCAAAAATATGAAGGGCAAGAATCGACATTCATTCACTGGTGTTATTTTAGTAAAAGAAAGTGGAAATTGAAAAGAAGAAGGACAACAACCTATTTCAGTTTTCTAGAATCGTGAAAAGGAGGAGCAATGAGACTCAATTCGTTGACTGTCGATCCTCGATCGGTGGTTGTTGTGGAGAAACTCAGAAAATTAGGAATAGAAGAAAATCAGATGAAGAAGAAATCAATTCAAATTAATCACTTGAAATCTTAAATAAGAAGTTAGAAAGAGAAGAAATCGATTACCATTGCTTCTTGAATCCTGGGAAATGGCGTTTGGATTTTCCATAGAAAATGATTGTTGAGTTATTGCGTATGAAGCCAGTCGCAGGCCAATCTCGCTTTCTCCAGATCTCTTTTTGGATCAGCACTATAATAAGAGTATTGGGCTTTAACAACAGGTCCAACAGACTTAAAACTAATGAGCTAATACCATATAACCACTGTAATAAGTAAAAAGGGGCCCTTTGTCATTTAGGGGCCGGGCGGTCTTCACTAAACTTCAAACCCCTCTCGTTCGTTGCCCAAAAACTCTCCAAAACACGTCCCTGAAAGGTCACGTGCATTGGGTTTCTTCTAACCGAAATACAGGTCACGTGCAAGTGCAACTGCATCCTCGCCTGGACTCGTCATCCATTCGACGCAATATGGCCCACACGGAATGCAGGTTGTGGCCCAAGTTACGTGGCCTACAGGCTACACTGCTACAGGCCCTCTCCTGCCCCAAGCTCCCAAACGACTATATAAATCCTCCTTATCTGATAATTTTTCTTATAAACCTCCCTCGTTTGCGAATTTTACAAATTTCGGGTGGCTGGTAGTACTTTTAGGAACTCAAGGGTGGTAAGTGAAAATATAAAGTTGATTTTTATGTTTCTCTCAACTTTCTCATGAGAAGTTGAGAACACTCTAGACCCGAAGCTGGCGACAAGAGGAATTCAAACTACTGAATTGCATTTAAACCCTTCGTTAGTTCGTTTCATAAATCGATTCTCCCTCATCACATTTTCAATTGCTTCAGATCTATCTTGAACGGAAATCAGGtacgaatttttttttttttttttgggaagtGTTTTCTGTTCGTTTAATTGCGGTTTTGTGAGAttgtttcataaaaaaaaatagaataattGATTAACTTCTGTTAAATTGTTGTATTATTTATGTGGATTAGTTTGTGTGATTTTAGTTTCTGCTTATGTAATTTCTGATTTTAGTGATTTAAGTTGGAGACTTATATCGTGACTCGTGAGTCATTTACATGCACCTTAATCAAGTTAAATTCAACTATTAATCTCTCACGGTGTTTGCTAATTTTAATTACATTGATTGATTTAGTTGCTATTAAATTCATGTTGTTTGTATATGAATAAGTTTCCTGTGGAGAAGTTTAGCATGTATGCATATGATCATATACGTATTCATATTTTATATGCAAGCTGTTTCTAATATTCAGTCTGTAGGAAGATGTGTAACAATCATGAAGATATGAGGAGGTCATATTATCCTATAATAATCATAGTTTATTTGTTGACCATTTTAGTCCCAAAGAGGAAAAACTTTTCTCACATGATTCACTGGTGTAACTTTGTGCTGAATTTAGAATCTTGAATCTGTAGGATCTGTTGTAAAGGAATGCAGAGGGAAAGACAAACTAGAGATGAATCAATGAATTCATCTAATAGAAGCATGATGTCCAGCATTTTTGGAGGAAGGGATCCATTTGATGACCCATTTTTCACTCGCCCATTTGGGAGTATATTTGAGCACAATAACATCTTTGATACACATGGTTCATCTTTGGATTTGCTACATTCAAATGCAAACAGTTCCAAGGGGCTAGTTATTGAAGAGATAGATTCTGATGATGAAGGAGAAGGAGAAGGGCAAAATGGTAATTCTGGGGTTGTTACGGATGACAACCCCCACAGAGTTGCCACGTCTAGCAAAGATCCCCTTATAGAACATCCTGATGATGAAGGTATCACTCAAACTTTCATTCTAATTTTGAAGTAATGACTCATTCCATTACCTTGCTTATTTCCATTACCATGTTCATTCTATTCCATTCCATCCAACCAAATTCGTGTCTATTTTTACATTATGACAGAGGAAGTGAAGCAGACGCACTTCAACAAGAATCATAACAGGATTGATGGGAGCCGCTCCAAGACCCAAAGCATTAGttttaaaaaagttacatatGGTGGTATAAATGGAGCATACTACACTGCAACAACAACCAGAAAATCAAACAATGATGGAGTAAGTAATAAATATTCCACACTGTTTTGAATCGGATTTCctgattttttatattaattaatatattattatatttggCTATCAGGTGGTACTTGAAGACACCAAAGAAGCTAATAAAACAACAGGTCAAGCAACACATAGAATTTCTAAAGGAATACATGACAAGGTAACCAAATTTTTTAAATACAACCCGTGTACTTGTCGGGTTTTTGCAAATGAGCCCCTGAAAATCTTCTTTTGATTTGTTATTTGAGTATGTGGAAACTAAAGTTGGTTACGTGGTTTCTCACTAGGGTCACTCTGTCACTAGGAAACTTGGTACAGATGGGGAAGTGGACACAGTGCAGACCTTACATAACCTTAACCAAGGTTAGAGTTAGTTTGTAAACTATGGTTAATATACAGGAACATTTGCTCTTATTAACAAAGGCAATTGGTTTGCTTATTGCTTAGATGAGTTGGCTagttttgaagaagaatggaaGGGTAATGCTGACATGCACATCCCTGACTGGAACGAAGAATTTAACTCGTTTGGGAAGCCAAGTAAGCATAAGCAATAAGTAATCATTAAACAGTAAATAATAAATAGTAAAcagtaaacatctttttttaTAATGATGGTTTTATATATAGGGTTTGGTAGCATGGGACCATTTGGGTTGGCGCTTGAGGCGGCAGATGGCTCCCAGAGAAGTGGGAGGTTGAGGGCTGAAAATCAAGAGCAGACAAGTTCTTCTAGAAGCCAACCTAAAAAGGTTGTTACAATCAACATAGATTGAGTCGAACGCATTATAGTTTAGTCAATATGGGTTATCAATGTATTTTTGGTAAATGTTGTTATAGTTCATTGAATACGTTTGTATGATTTGAGTTTGTATGTTGTGGTAATAGTGGTCGAAAATAAAAGTATTGTATTTGTTTTTTGAACTTGTTCCATTGGTGGATGTTATGTAGAAAGAAACTAGGGGGTGTTATCTATGCTGGAAGGAGAGCAAACAATGGAAGAAAAAACAAGGAACTCAATACTCTATATATTATTGAATTGGTAATCGAAGATTTGTTAGATTTTAGACTTACTCATGCAATATAAGAAAAATAACATGCTAGGGAATGAGAAACATTGTAGTTATGTGACTCGTACATATCCCAAGTAAAGAGAATTTGATTAATTTCATGATGAGATTTACAATCATATTGACATAATGACATTTGTATATAGGAACATCCTTTTTGATTTCTGATTAAGGTTTGAGTTACATTCAGGTTTGGGAAAAAAATTATATTGAGTTGTGGAGTCTAATACATTTTTTACAAACCTCGAATGATACATATGAGGTATTATTTAAAGGATATAGGGTTACAACTACCTAACACTGGGATAGAAAACCCAAATACATTTAGGTTGAGAGAAATTTAATATGCAAAGATGAGAAAATCTCCCTAAAATGGCTTAAACAAGTTTAAAGTTTCGAAATGGCAATACAAAATTGGTAATtacttttggtaaaaaaaaatcaaaataatatctAAAACCATTTTTCCCATGACTATTTTTATGGTTATCTGAAAATATATAAAATGTCTATCAAATAAGAACACAAAATTCTGTAAGAATCTAGAACTCAATCACAAGTTTTGGATATAAGTTTGTGCAACAAAAGTCGATATTTAAAAAGTCGGTAGGCCTCACCCCCtatctttttctttttcctttctgGAAGTTTCTATCACCCTCTTATTATTCTCctattctctctttctctctttgatCTCGAGCTTTAAAGGTAAGTTCTTCTTCTAGCTGAAATTGTTTACACTGTGTTTGTTCATCAGTAAAAATAAAACTGTCAACGCATTTCGCTGACCTTTGCTGTTCTTGTTTGCAAAATTCGTTAATTGCTTAGTTTCTCAGAGCAAAATGTCAAAACTATTTTGGGGCAAAGATCCATTTGATGATCCGTTCTTCACTGGTCATTTCCATGACCATGGTGGATCTAGAAAGGAGATAACAATCGAGGAATTGGACACCGATGGCGGAAATTCAGCTCCTAACACACAAGTATCAGTCACCAAAACCCCAACACACAAATCTCAAGGTACACAATTTGATCGTTAATTTATATTTTCCGTTTCTTAATCTTCATATGAATCTATGGCTGAACCATCTATAGAATCTGATAGCTTCAGCTTCCGAAGAGTTGCATATGGTGGTGTCAATGGAGTGTACTACAGTTCTTCTATAGGCCAAAGGACTGGTAGTGATGGGGTATGAATGATTGATTGCGTGGTTCTTGGTTTTTAATTCATCTTCTCTTTGAATTTTTTCTCCTTTGTATAGATTGTGATGTTGAAATGAAATATTTACAGGTGGTTTTTCTAGAAATCAAAGAAGAAGATAAGAGTGTGGGTCAAGCATTGCATACAATTTCCAGAGGAATACATGAGAAGGTGCAACTCTTTCTTTTGTTTGATCATTTCTACCTACACCTATTAGGAAAAAAATAACGAGATACTTTCATGGacttgtttattatagcatcctacttccatTTATTTGTATTTCACTGCTATAATTGGATAGATTTTCAAAGAATGATTTCCTAATAAGGAAAAATTGACTTCAATACACCTTGATAAGAAAAAATATAATGttgtaataaaaagaaataaaagtatGTCAATGTTTCTTGTGTTTATTCTTAATGTTAAATAGAAAACTAATCATGTATGCTTGTGAAGGGTCATACACTGACAAAAAAACGCGACCCATTTGGCAAAGAGGATTCATTGCAAATTCTACATAATCTAAATGAGGGTATGTTTGATGTTTCCTTCTAAAAAGTTGTTTCTCATTGCTGAGTTGTACAAAACCTTATATTGTGTGGAATTATTTAGATGAACTAAATGCGTTTGAAGAAAATTGGAAAGTCAAAGCAGACAAGCATATACCTGGTTGGAATGACGGATTCAATTTGCTTGAGAATGCAGGTATCCAAAAGGGTTAAATGCAACCTACttctatttatttgtttattatagcatttggcttccatttcttcctattacaacaCTTTAATCTAAAAAACTACACAGCAATGTCATCAAAATCGAAAACAATCTGTTTGGGTAGATTAGAAATTTAAATGTATATGATGCTGTAGAAATAAAtggaagtatgatgctataacaAACATATAATAAAAGCAGGTTGATATCTTTTTGTATCTAAAGATGGCATCTTTAagtatttattgtttttactttttataGGGATGGAGGGTTATGGTGAGTTAGGTTGGAAAGATGAGGGGGGTTGGGGCAGGTGGACACTGCCATGGAGAGATGAGTGGGGAACGGATGGTGGTCAG is part of the Lactuca sativa cultivar Salinas chromosome 7, Lsat_Salinas_v11, whole genome shotgun sequence genome and harbors:
- the LOC111908174 gene encoding uncharacterized protein LOC111908174, whose protein sequence is MQRERQTRDESMNSSNRSMMSSIFGGRDPFDDPFFTRPFGSIFEHNNIFDTHGSSLDLLHSNANSSKGLVIEEIDSDDEGEGEGQNGNSGVVTDDNPHRVATSSKDPLIEHPDDEEEVKQTHFNKNHNRIDGSRSKTQSISFKKVTYGGINGAYYTATTTRKSNNDGVVLEDTKEANKTTGQATHRISKGIHDKGHSVTRKLGTDGEVDTVQTLHNLNQDELASFEEEWKGNADMHIPDWNEEFNSFGKPRFGSMGPFGLALEAADGSQRSGRLRAENQEQTSSSRSQPKKVVTINID
- the LOC111908173 gene encoding uncharacterized protein LOC111908173, which produces MSKLFWGKDPFDDPFFTGHFHDHGGSRKEITIEELDTDGGNSAPNTQVSVTKTPTHKSQESDSFSFRRVAYGGVNGVYYSSSIGQRTGSDGVVFLEIKEEDKSVGQALHTISRGIHEKGHTLTKKRDPFGKEDSLQILHNLNEDELNAFEENWKVKADKHIPGWNDGFNLLENAGMEGYGELGWKDEGGWGRWTLPWRDEWGTDGGQPSSGRVKKVTPVDIM